The sequence below is a genomic window from bacterium.
AACGCCATGCGGATCAACACCAACGTCGCGTCGCTGAACTCCAACCGGGTCCTCCAGTTGACCAACACCGCCGTGGCCCGGACGCTGGGCCGGCTGTCGTCTGGGTACCGGATCAACCGCTCGGCCGACGACGCGGCGGGGCTGGGCATCGCCAACCGCCTCCGCGCGGACGTCCGCGCGCTGCGGCAGGCGGCCCGCAACGCCGAGCAGGCCAACGC
It includes:
- a CDS encoding flagellin FliC encodes the protein MRINTNVASLNSNRVLQLTNTAVARTLGRLSSGYRINRSADDAAGLGIANRLRADVRALRQAARNAEQANA